TCGCCAACTGGGCCCACCGCAACGGCTACCGGATCCGCCCGCGCGGCTCGATGCACAGCTGGAGCCCCCTCACCCTCGAGGCCGGCCAGGACGTCGCCCGCGTGGTGCTCATCGACACCATGTCGCACCTCAACGGCGTTGCCGTCGACGCCGCCGCCTCACCCGCACGGGTGACGGCCGGGGGAGGCGCGAGCATCGAGGCCATCCTCACCGCTCTCGAGGCCCACGGGCTCGGGTGGGCGAACTCCCCGGCGATCGGCGACATCTCCATCGCCGGCGCCCTGTCCATCGGCGCCCACGGCGCCACCTATCCCGCGGCGGGGGAGAAGGCGATCCCCGGCCAGTCGTTCGGGTCGCTGTCGAACCTCGTCCTCGCGCTCACCGCCGTCGTGTGGAATCCCGAGAAGGGCGAATACGAACTGCGCGAGTTCCGCCGCTCCGACCCCGAGATCGGACCCCTGCTCGCGCACCTCGGTCGCACCTTCGTCACCTCCGTGACCCTGCAGGCCGGCGCCAACTACCGGCTGCGCTGCCAGAGCTTCACCGACATCCCGTGGCGCGAACTGTTCGCCCCGCCCGGCGCCCCCGGCCGCACCTTCGAACGGTTCGTCGAGGAACACGGCCGCGTCGAGGCGATCTGGTTCCCCTTCACCGAGACCCCCTGGCTGAAGATCTGGTCGGTCGCACCCGAGAAGCCCGCCGAGTCCCGCGAGGTCGCCGGGCCCTACAACTACTTCTTCTCCGACAGCCTCCCCGAACCGCTCACCGACCTGCTGGCCCAGGTCGCCAGCGGTGCCCAGGCCGTCACCCCGGCGTTCGGTGCCTCCCAGTTCGGTGCCGTCGCCGCCGGTCTCGCCGCGACCGGCACCCACGACCTGTGGGGCTGGTCCAAGGACCTGCTGTTCTACCTCCGCGCCGCGACCCTGCGCGTGGTCGCCGGCGGCGGTGTCGTGGTCACCCGCCGCGACAACATCGCCCGCGTCATCCACGAGTTCACCACCTGGCTGAACGAACGCATGACCCACTACGCGTCGCTCGGGCAGTACCCGGTGAACATGCCGTTCGAGGTGCGCCTGTGCCGCGTCGACGACGCCGACGAGGTGCTCGTCGACGCCGCCGGCGTACCGAACCTGTCCGCGGTGCGGCCGCGCCCGGACCGCCCCGACTGGGACACCGCCATCTGGCTGAACGTCGTCTCCATCCCCGGCACCGCCGGGATGCCCGCCTTCTTCCGGGAGATGGAACAGTGGATGGCCGCCCACTACTCGGGCGACTACGCCACCTTCCGTTCCGAATGGTCGAAGGGCTGGGCGTTCGACGACCAGGGCGGCTACCGCGATCCGGGTTTCCTCGGGCAGACCGTGCCGGCGATGTACCGCACCGGCCTCGGCGCGAACGAAGGCTGGGACGCGGCCGTGGCGGCGTTCGAGAAGTACGACCCGCACCGGGTGTTCAGCAACGCCTTCCTCGACCGTCTGTTCCCCTGACCGAGGGGCTCGCCCGGGCCACGGGAGTATCGTCGATTCACGACGTGTGATCCCGGAAGCGCCCGGGCGAGCGCGTGCGGCGAAGGCGTACCCGTCGGGTGGGCCTCGGCGGGAGGAGTCGACATGGCTCGCACCGATGATGCCCGCAGCGGCGGACTCTTCCGCGCGAAGTCGGTGGAACAGTCTATCCGCGACACCGACGAACCGGACTCCAGACTGCGCCAGGACCTCACCGCGTGGGACCTTATCGTGTTCGGTGTCGCGGTCGTCATCGGCGCCGGCATCTTCACCCTCACCGCCCGCACCGCCGGCAACGTCGCAGGACCGTCGGTGTCGCTGGCGTTCGTCTTCGCGGCGATCGCGTGTGCCCTCGCGGCCCTCTGTTACGCGGAGTTCGCGTCGACGGTCCCGGTCGCGGGTAGCGCCTACACCTACTCGTTCGCGACCTTCGGCGAGTTCGTGGCGTGGATCATCGGCTGGGACCTGATCCTCGAATTCGCGTTGGCCTCCGCGGTGGTCGCGAAGGGCTGGTCGCTCTATCTGGGCGAAGTCATGGGTGTCCCTTCGACTTTCATGATCGGATCCGCGAAGGTCGACTGGGGCTCGGTGCTGATCGTCCTGGCCATCGGGGTGCTGCTCGCGACCGGCACGAAACTGTCGTCCCGGGTGTCGCTGGTCATCACGTCCATCAAGATCGCCGTGGTGCTGTTCGTCGTCGCGCTGGGTGCCTTCTACATCCGGACGGAGAACTATTCGCCCTACATCCCTCCCTCGCAGCCCGGGGACACCGGTGAAGGTCTGCACCAGTCGCTGTTCTCGTACCTCACCGGCGCCGGTGGCAGCACCTTCGGCTGGTACGGACTCCTCGCCGCCGCGAGCCTGGTGTTCTTCGCCTTCATCGGCTTCGACGTGGTCGCGACCACCGCCGAAGAGACCCGCAATCCGCAGAAGGCGGTGCCGATCGGCATCCTCGGCTCCCTCGCGATCGTGACGGTGCTGTATGTGGCCGTCAGCCTCGTGCTCACGGGGATGGTGAGCTACACGGAACTCGAGGGCGACGAGTCGAACCTGGCGACGGCGTTCGCCCTCAACGGGATGGGCTGGGCGAAGAACCTCATCGCGATCGGCGCCCTCGCGGGTCTGACCACCGTCGTGATGGTGCTGATGCTGGGGCAGACGCGTGTGCTGTTCGCGATGGCGCGCGACGGTCTGATCCCGCGCAGGCTCTCCCGCACGGGCCGGCGCGGGACGCCGGTGCGCACGACCGTGCTCGTGACCGTCGTCGTCGCCGTCCTGGCGGGCTTCGTCTCGCTCGGCACCCTCGAGGAGATGGTCAACATCGGCACGTTGTTCGCGTTCGTCCTCGTCTCGAGCGGGGTGATCGTGCTGCGCCGGAGCCGCCCCGACCTCGAGCGCGGTTTCCGGGTGCCGCTGGTGCCGTTCGTGCCGATCCTCTCGGTGGCCGCCTGCCTGTGGTTGATGGTGAACCTGTCCGTCGAGACGTGGCTGCGGTTCGTCGTGTGGATGCTCCTCGGGCTCGTCGTCTACTTCGCCTACAGCCGGAACCACTCGGTTCTGGCGCGGTCGCCGTGAAGAGGGTGGGTGCGCAGGAACGGAAAAACCCGCTCCGTCCTGCTTCCGCAGGTCAGAGCGGGTTTCCGCTGTCGGGGTGGCGGGATTCGAACCCACGACCTCTTCGTCCCGAACGAAGCGCGCTACCAAGCTGCGCCACACCCCGTGTTGAACCTCGGATAGCTTACAGCACGAAAACGGGGAAGGTTAAATCGCCTGGTCAGCGGCGTGAACCGGCGCTTTCCGCGGTGCTTCCGGCATCCTGCTGCGCATTGTCACGCGAGGCCGGAACGAGGGTCAGCAGGGTGGCCTCCGGGCGGCAGAAGAACCGGGCCGGAGCGAACGGCGACGTGCCGATGCCCGCGGACACGTGCAGCCGCATGTGCGAGCCCCACTTGGAGGCACCCTTCACCCGCGACCGGTCGATACCGCAGTTGGTCACCAGCGCCCCGACGAACGGCAGGCACAGCTGCCCCCCGTGCGTGTGGCCGGCCAGCACGAGGTCGTAGCCGTCCGCCGCGAAACGGTCGAGCACGCGCGGCTCGGGGGAGTGGGTCAGACCCAGACGCAGATCGGCCGACGGATCGGCGGGACCGGCGATGGTCTCGTAACGGTCGCGGTCGAGGTGTGGATCGTCGACACCGCCCACCGCGATGCGCACCCCACCGACCTCGACGGTGCGGCGCACGTGCGTCATGTCCTGCCAGCCGCGCTCGGTGAACGCCGCCCGCAGGTCGCCCCAGGGCAACGGAGGACCGTAGACGCGCTCGTGGTCGCGGTCGAAGTAGGCCAGCGGGTTCTTCAGCACCGGCGCGAAGTAGTCGTTGCTGCCGAAGACGAACAGGCCGGGACGGGCGAGCAGACCACCGAGTGCCTGGACGACGGCGGGCACCGCCTTGGGGTGCGACAGGTTGTCGCCGGTGTTGACGACGAGATCCGGCTCGAGCGCGTCCAGTTCGCGCAGCCAGTTCTG
This region of Rhodococcus sp. Z13 genomic DNA includes:
- a CDS encoding cholesterol oxidase substrate-binding domain-containing protein, with the protein product MSDRASGPTLSRRGLFGAAAGAAVLAGTGWSLAGAVPLGDPAATIPAPPDFPADIPLSQQQFVNWAKTIRFDAVWTATARNADDVVRLANWAHRNGYRIRPRGSMHSWSPLTLEAGQDVARVVLIDTMSHLNGVAVDAAASPARVTAGGGASIEAILTALEAHGLGWANSPAIGDISIAGALSIGAHGATYPAAGEKAIPGQSFGSLSNLVLALTAVVWNPEKGEYELREFRRSDPEIGPLLAHLGRTFVTSVTLQAGANYRLRCQSFTDIPWRELFAPPGAPGRTFERFVEEHGRVEAIWFPFTETPWLKIWSVAPEKPAESREVAGPYNYFFSDSLPEPLTDLLAQVASGAQAVTPAFGASQFGAVAAGLAATGTHDLWGWSKDLLFYLRAATLRVVAGGGVVVTRRDNIARVIHEFTTWLNERMTHYASLGQYPVNMPFEVRLCRVDDADEVLVDAAGVPNLSAVRPRPDRPDWDTAIWLNVVSIPGTAGMPAFFREMEQWMAAHYSGDYATFRSEWSKGWAFDDQGGYRDPGFLGQTVPAMYRTGLGANEGWDAAVAAFEKYDPHRVFSNAFLDRLFP
- a CDS encoding amino acid permease is translated as MARTDDARSGGLFRAKSVEQSIRDTDEPDSRLRQDLTAWDLIVFGVAVVIGAGIFTLTARTAGNVAGPSVSLAFVFAAIACALAALCYAEFASTVPVAGSAYTYSFATFGEFVAWIIGWDLILEFALASAVVAKGWSLYLGEVMGVPSTFMIGSAKVDWGSVLIVLAIGVLLATGTKLSSRVSLVITSIKIAVVLFVVALGAFYIRTENYSPYIPPSQPGDTGEGLHQSLFSYLTGAGGSTFGWYGLLAAASLVFFAFIGFDVVATTAEETRNPQKAVPIGILGSLAIVTVLYVAVSLVLTGMVSYTELEGDESNLATAFALNGMGWAKNLIAIGALAGLTTVVMVLMLGQTRVLFAMARDGLIPRRLSRTGRRGTPVRTTVLVTVVVAVLAGFVSLGTLEEMVNIGTLFAFVLVSSGVIVLRRSRPDLERGFRVPLVPFVPILSVAACLWLMVNLSVETWLRFVVWMLLGLVVYFAYSRNHSVLARSP
- a CDS encoding metallophosphoesterase, translated to MPDLTAIRRAALGVAGASVLGLGYATLIERNAFTLREVTVPVLAPGASTVRVLHISDLHMTPGQKLKQNWLRELDALEPDLVVNTGDNLSHPKAVPAVVQALGGLLARPGLFVFGSNDYFAPVLKNPLAYFDRDHERVYGPPLPWGDLRAAFTERGWQDMTHVRRTVEVGGVRIAVGGVDDPHLDRDRYETIAGPADPSADLRLGLTHSPEPRVLDRFAADGYDLVLAGHTHGGQLCLPFVGALVTNCGIDRSRVKGASKWGSHMRLHVSAGIGTSPFAPARFFCRPEATLLTLVPASRDNAQQDAGSTAESAGSRR